One part of the Alosa alosa isolate M-15738 ecotype Scorff River chromosome 4, AALO_Geno_1.1, whole genome shotgun sequence genome encodes these proteins:
- the dvl1a gene encoding segment polarity protein dishevelled homolog DVL-1, translating to MAETKIIYHIDEEETPYLVKLSVPPEKVTLADFKNVLNNRPVNSYKFFFKSMDQDFGVVKEEISDDNAKLPCFNGRVVAWLVLAESSHSDGGSQCTESHPELPPPLERTGGIGDSRPPSFHANAVSSRDALDADTGTESLLSQRRERERDRARRRAHNAEISRVNGHSKTDRGARDSAMGFDSASMMSSELESSSFVDSEEDEDTSRLSSSTEQSSSSQLMRRHKRRRRRQKVAKMDRSSSFSSITDSTMSLNIITVTLNMEKYNFLGISIVGQSNDRGDGGIYIGSIMKGGAVAADGRIEPGDMLLQVNDVNFENMSNDDAVRILREIVSKPGPISLTVAKCWDPSPRSYFTIPRAEPVRPIDPAAWISHTTALTGPYPHYELDDLPLSVNKTDMATIVKVMQLPDSGLEIRDRMWLKITIANAIIGADVVDWLYTRVDGFKDRRDARKYASSLLKHGYLRHTVNKITFSEQCYYTFGDLCQNMASLNLNEGSSGGASEQDTLAPLPPPATNPWPLGGQPYPYPYPSAPPTFPPGYSDPCHSFHSGSAGSQQSEGSRSSGSNPSAGTGTGRRPSPRDKEPKLACGGSGVGVGGVGVGGSESEQGTWGCRRPGNRSASQLSHHSSHAHSHSHSQSHRSQCPSQHSYAFSYSHAIPSAITAGGPPNHHQHHQHHQPHHHHHQQQQQQHQQHSASCSHSDRSHASSYGPPGLPPPYCMARYAPKASAPSAAASSNSPPGAPPVRELADVPPELTASRQSFQHAMGNPCEFFVDIM from the exons GGTCGTCAAAGAGGAGATTTCTGATGATAACGCCAAACTGCCCTGCTTCAATGGGAGAGTGGTGGCCTGG ctgGTGCTGGCAGAAAGCTCCCATTCGGATGGCGGATCTCAATGCACAGAGAGCCACCCCGAGCTTCCGCCTCCTCTGGAAAGGACAGGAGGCATCGGTGATTCCAGACCCCCTTCTTTCCA tgccAACGCTGTGAGCAGTCGGGATGCCCTGGATGCAGACACAGGCACGGAGTCGCTGCTCAGCCAACGCCGGGAGAGGGAGCGTGACCGCGCCCGCCGGAGAGCCCACAACGCAGaga TCTCCCGGGTCAACGGGCACTCCAAAACCGATCGTGGCGCCCGCGACTCAGCCATGGGCTTCGACAGTGCCTCCATGATGAGCAGCGAGCTGGAGTCCAGCTCTTTTGTGGACAGCGAAGAGGACGAAGACACTAGCAG aCTCAGCAGCTCCACAGAGCAGAGTTCCTCCTCTCAGCTCATGCGTAGGCACAAACGGCGGAGACGGAGGCAGAAAGTGGCCAAGATGGACCGG TCGTCTTCGTTTAGTAGCATCACCGACTCCACTATGAGCCtcaacatcatcactgtcactCTCAACATGG AAAAGTACAACTTCCTGGGCATCAGCATAGTAGGCCAGAGCAACGACAGGGGGGACGGAGGAATCTACATCGGTTCCATCATGAAGGGCGGCGCAGTGGCTGCTGATGGCAGGATCGAGCCCGGCGACATGCTCTTACAG GTTAACGATGTGAACTTTGAGAACATGAGCAATGACGACGCTGTGAGGATTCTGAGAGAAATTGTGTCCAAGCCCGG TCCCATCAGTCTAACCGTGGCCAAGTGCTGGGACCCGTCCCCTCGAAGTTACTTCACTATCCCCAGAG ctGAACCAGTGAGACCCATTGACCCTGCTGCCTGGATCTCCCACACCACAGCACTGACTGGGCCTTATCCTCACTATG AACTCGAtgatctgcctctctctgtgaaTAAAACGGACATGGCGACCATCGTGAAGGTGATGCAACTCCCAGATTCTGGCCTGGAGATTCGTGACCGGATGTGGCTGAAAATCACTATCGCTAACGCCATCATAG GTGCGGATGTGGTAGACTGGCTGTACACGCGAGTGGACGGCTTCAAGGACCGACGGGACGCGCGCAAGTACGCCAGCAGCCTCCTGAAGCATGGCTACCTGAGACACACAGTCAACAAGATCACTTTCTCCGAGCAGTGCTACTACACCTTCGGGGATCTGTGCCAAA ACATGGCGTCTCTCAACCTAAACGAAGGCTCCAGTGGTGGGGCCTCGGAGCAGGACACCCtggcccctctcccccctcccgcCACCAACCCGTGGCCCCTAGGCGGTCAGCCGTACCCTTACCCGTACCCCAGCGCCCCGCCCACCTTCCCGCCTGGTTACTCTGACCCGTGCCACAGCTTCCACAGTGGCAGCGCTGGCAGCCAGCAAAGTGAAG gTAGCCGAAGCAGCGGCTCCAACCCCAGCGCTGGGACGGGGACTGGACGCCGGCCTTCCCCGAGGGACAAGGAGCCCAAGTTGGCGTGCGGAGGCAGTGGCGTTGGCGTCGGTGGCGTCGGCGTAGGGGGCAGCGAGTCCGAGCAGGGCACGTGGGGTTGCCGGCGGCCGGGCAACCGCTCGGCCAGTCAGCTGAGCCACCATAGCAGCCACgcccactcccactcccactcgCAGTCCCACCGGAGCCAATGCCCATCGCAGCACAGTTACGCCTTCTCCTACAGCCACGCCATCCCCTCCGCCATCACCGCCGGCGGCCCGcccaaccaccaccaacaccaccaacaccaccaaccccaccaccaccaccaccagcagcagcagcagcagcatcagcagcactCGGCGTCCTGCAGTCACAGCGATCGGAGTCACGCGTCCTCCTACGGGCCCCCAGGCCTGCCGCCTCCCTACTGCATGGCCCGCTACGCGCCCAAGGCCTCGGCCCCCTCGGCAGCGGCGTCCAGCAACAGCCCCCCCGGGGCGCCCCCGGTGCGCGAGCTGGCCGACGTGCCGCCCGAGCTGACCGCCAGCCGTCAGTCCTTCCAGCACGCCATGGGGAACCCCTGCGAGTTCTTCGTTGACATCATGTAA